The stretch of DNA TTATTCCGCCGCGACCAATCGCTCCGCGTCCGACAGGTCGACCGACACAAGACGACTGACGCCCTGTTCGATCATGGTCACCCCATAGAGGCGATCCATCCGGCTCATCGTCACGGCATTGTGCGTGACGATAAGGTAGCGCGTCTCGGTCTCCGCATTCATCCGCGCCAGCAGGTCGCAGAACCGCTCCACATTCGCGTCGTCCAGCGGAGCATCGACCTCGTCGAGGACGCAGATCGGTGCCGGGTTGGTGAGGAAGATCGCGAAGATCAGCGCCACCGCCGTCAGCGCCTGCTCCCCTCCCGACAACAGCGTCAGCGCCGACAGTTTCTTTCCCGGAGGCTGCGCCATGATCTCCAGCCCCGCCTCGAGCGGGTCGTCAGACTCGACCAGTTCCAGATGCGCCTGCCCGCCTCCGAACAAGGTCGTGAACAGGCTCCTAAAATGCCCGTCGACCTGCTCGAACGCGGCCAGCAGCCGTTGCCGCCCCTCGCGGTTGAGATGGCCGATCGAACCGCGCAGCCGGTGGATCGCCTCGGCCAGTTCCTCCTTTTCGACCGCGCTCGTGTCCTGCTCGGCCTCCAGTTCGGCCAGCTCGCTTTCGGCCACCAGGTTCACCGGCCCGATCCGCTCGCGCTGCGCCGTCAGTTGCGCCAGCGATTCGCGCAGTTCGCCCGTTGCCGGCAGCGCCTCCGCGTCGAAGTCGAACCGTTTCGCCAATCCTTGCGGCGAACAGTCATATTCCTCGAACGAGGCCGCGGCCCGGCGCTGGCGCTGCTCCTCCGCCGCCTGCGCCCGCTCCGCCGCGCCCGCCCGGCGTTCGCGCGCCGCGGCGAAGGCCTCGGCAGTCTGCGAGTGGGCGCGGTCGCGCTCTGACTGCGCCGCCTGCGCCGCGGTCATGGCCGCATCCTTGTCCGCGACCCGCGCGGCAATCTGGCCCTGTTCCTTCTCCAGTCGTTCGATCTCCTCGGCCAGCCGCTCGGGACTGCCCGACAATTCCTCGCGTTCCGCGCGTTGTGCCTTGTTGCGCGACGCCGTCTCGTCGAGCCGTGCCTCCGCATCGCGGGCGCGCGCGCGCCAGCCGTCCTGTTCGCGTCCTGCCGCCGACATCCGGTCGCGTGCGGCCTCGATCCCCTGCCGACGCGTCGCCACCGCGGCGCGATGCCCCGCCACCGTCTCGCCCGCTTTCGCCGCCGCAGTCCGCGCGGACGCGATGTCCCGGTCCAGCCGTTCGTCTTCGGACAGGCTGGCGAGTGCCCGTTGCGCCTCCGCCAGTCGTTCGCACGCGCTTTCATGCAGCGGTTTCAGTTCCGCGCGCCGTTCCTTGAGGCTCGCCGCCCGCGCCTCGGCCCGTTCGATCGCCGACCGCGCGCGATCCGCGTCCCGCGCCGCGCCGCGCATCGCCTCTTCCACCGAGGCGAGCCGCGAGCGCGCGGCCCGCTCGGTCTCGCGCGCGGCGACCACCCTTCGCTCGACCGCCTCGCGCGACGCCTCCGCCTCGCGTGCTGCCCCATCGAGCGAGGGCAATTGCTCCTCCAACGCCGCCAACCGGTTTGCCCGCTCGAGCCGTTCCGCCTCCGCAGCGCCCTCGCCCTCGACCACGAACCCGTCCCAGCGACGCATCCGTCCGTTCCGCGTTACCAACCGCTGCCCCGCTGCGAGCGATTGCCCCTCGTCGGCCTCGACCACGCCGATCATCGCCAACCGCCGCTGGAGGGCTGGCGGCGCATCGACATGGTCGGACAGCGGATGTGCGCCCTTCGGCAGTGCCGCATCTTTAGCGTGATCGCTTAGGCCTTCCGACCAACGTCGCGGCCCCTCGCCCCCGATGTCCGCGAGCAGATCGTCGCCCAGCGCAGCGGCCAGCGCCCGCTCGTACCCCGGCGCCGCGCGAACCCCGTCCAGTGCGCCGTGCTCCCCATCGGACAGCGCCGCGCGAAGCGTGCGCACCTCCGCCTCCACCGCCGCAAGCGCCGCCCGCGCGTCGGCGCGCGCCGCTTCGGTCGCATCCCGTTCGGAGAGCGCCCGTTCGCCTGCTTCCTCGGCTTCCTCGATCGCAGCCACCGCCTCGGCCGCGCGCTTTTCCTGCGACGCGATCGCCTTTTCGGCCAGCTTCAAGGCGCTGCGATAATCCTCGTCGGCGTCGAGCGTCGCTTCCTGCTCGGCCAGCCGGCGCAACTCGTTCTCGATCCGGTCGGCCTGCGCCTGCGCCGCTTCCAGGGCCACTTCGGCGACCTGCCGCTCGGCACGTCCCGCCGCCTGCTTC from Sphingomicrobium sp. XHP0239 encodes:
- a CDS encoding chromosome segregation SMC family protein, whose protein sequence is MKFRRLRLVGFKSFVEPTDMAIRDGLTGIVGPNGCGKSNLLEAIRWAMGEGSPKSLRGGGMEDVIFAGTESRPARDFAEVTLTVERGPEAGEDAGENEVTRRIERGAGSAYRLNGRDVRAKDVALLFADAATGAHSPALVSQGKIGAVISAKPQQRRQLLEEAAGISGLHARRKDAEQKLRGAEANLERLDRLLGEQAARAAALKRQANAAARYRQLSDKIRLVEAQLMLAEWRAADVRARETKEQAQKAEEAVERLRGERDAALLEQSKAGTALSTAREEAVAARSAGQELAHRLATARAEAGAVTRRIEELDAAMRALDTDRARETALREDAARAIEALGKEQKALEQRLAGEEEDAREVAAKLSAAEAEASDREAELAALLAKQAAGRAERQVAEVALEAAQAQADRIENELRRLAEQEATLDADEDYRSALKLAEKAIASQEKRAAEAVAAIEEAEEAGERALSERDATEAARADARAALAAVEAEVRTLRAALSDGEHGALDGVRAAPGYERALAAALGDDLLADIGGEGPRRWSEGLSDHAKDAALPKGAHPLSDHVDAPPALQRRLAMIGVVEADEGQSLAAGQRLVTRNGRMRRWDGFVVEGEGAAEAERLERANRLAALEEQLPSLDGAAREAEASREAVERRVVAARETERAARSRLASVEEAMRGAARDADRARSAIERAEARAASLKERRAELKPLHESACERLAEAQRALASLSEDERLDRDIASARTAAAKAGETVAGHRAAVATRRQGIEAARDRMSAAGREQDGWRARARDAEARLDETASRNKAQRAEREELSGSPERLAEEIERLEKEQGQIAARVADKDAAMTAAQAAQSERDRAHSQTAEAFAAARERRAGAAERAQAAEEQRQRRAAASFEEYDCSPQGLAKRFDFDAEALPATGELRESLAQLTAQRERIGPVNLVAESELAELEAEQDTSAVEKEELAEAIHRLRGSIGHLNREGRQRLLAAFEQVDGHFRSLFTTLFGGGQAHLELVESDDPLEAGLEIMAQPPGKKLSALTLLSGGEQALTAVALIFAIFLTNPAPICVLDEVDAPLDDANVERFCDLLARMNAETETRYLIVTHNAVTMSRMDRLYGVTMIEQGVSRLVSVDLSDAERLVAAE